One genomic segment of uncultured Ilyobacter sp. includes these proteins:
- a CDS encoding helical backbone metal receptor, protein MKNITLNLIFILFAFISISSYSSISVQGVNYYSKSEIENKGFDETGGLLKIQSHKFRLEDDYVESDGVKMSFQKIIFKKNGQKYYNSFFIDGLKNADLKNSGKLKRIISLSPGVTEKIYDLKMEDALVGRTSFCKYPKEASKIESMGSLMEPNLEKVMSKKPQIVLMESHYNQSFVKKLKSIGIKYLVYQTPKSVEEMYKEYIEISRVIGVPERGVIVSADLKSRVASYLYKNKNIQKKPKVYFVVGAGNGEYTAGKNTFIDDLIKISGGINIAGNKNGWKYSLEELIVNDPNYIIGGRNNVNIIKKSHEYKPLSAVKKDKIYEIEEHVFVLPGARAIKEGVPRLMNIFNDN, encoded by the coding sequence ATGAAAAATATAACTTTAAATTTAATATTTATTTTGTTTGCTTTTATATCTATATCTAGTTACTCTTCTATAAGTGTCCAGGGAGTAAATTATTATTCAAAAAGTGAAATAGAAAATAAGGGGTTTGATGAAACAGGCGGACTTTTAAAGATTCAAAGCCATAAATTCCGTCTAGAAGATGACTATGTAGAATCTGATGGAGTAAAAATGAGTTTCCAAAAAATAATTTTCAAAAAAAACGGACAAAAATACTATAACTCATTTTTTATAGATGGATTAAAGAATGCAGATTTGAAAAACAGTGGAAAACTAAAAAGGATTATATCTCTTTCTCCAGGAGTAACAGAAAAAATATATGACCTTAAAATGGAAGATGCGCTGGTAGGAAGGACATCCTTCTGCAAATACCCAAAAGAGGCATCAAAAATAGAATCAATGGGGTCTCTCATGGAACCAAACCTCGAAAAAGTAATGTCTAAAAAACCACAGATAGTCCTAATGGAATCTCATTACAATCAAAGTTTTGTAAAAAAATTGAAATCTATCGGAATAAAATATCTGGTCTATCAGACCCCTAAAAGTGTAGAGGAAATGTATAAAGAATATATAGAGATAAGCAGAGTTATAGGAGTTCCTGAGAGGGGAGTCATCGTTTCTGCAGATTTAAAAAGCAGGGTTGCATCTTATCTGTATAAAAATAAAAATATACAAAAGAAACCCAAAGTTTATTTCGTTGTAGGAGCTGGAAACGGTGAGTATACTGCAGGTAAAAACACATTTATAGACGATCTCATAAAAATTTCAGGAGGAATAAATATAGCCGGTAACAAAAATGGATGGAAATATAGTCTAGAAGAACTTATTGTAAATGATCCGAACTACATTATAGGTGGAAGAAACAATGTGAACATAATAAAAAAATCTCACGAATATAAGCCTCTTTCAGCAGTAAAAAAAGACAAGATTTATGAAATAGAAGAGCATGTTTTCGTCCTTCCAGGAGCTAGAGCGATAAAGGAAGGCGTACCACGCCTCATGAATATTTTTAATGATAATTAG
- a CDS encoding TIM barrel protein: MKLLSFIPSDKNMDFFQNELSKYVSDLGFDGIETMTGGYYPMSLFESLNVKGMHLMYFPTWLEFWKGERETLIEDFVDEEGIKGYFGGLSREAMVDYYREEFERAKELGVEYMVFHVSHVRPRDIFTYEFDYSNTEVLNAAAELINEVFIGEGPLLLFENLWWPGLNLESVEETEGFLDSINYKNKGLLLDISHLICSEKNIKSTESGVGFLKGKINSLGQLKSQIKGIHLNFSSSGEYLEEDFSEILEKWEKSGRIERYHIEVSHVKKIDTHHPFESHEIMDILKEIPYEYLVFELAYGSIEELTEKIIKQMKYLTQPT, translated from the coding sequence ATGAAACTGCTTAGTTTTATACCATCAGATAAAAATATGGATTTTTTTCAAAATGAGCTCAGCAAATATGTCTCTGATCTAGGATTTGACGGAATCGAAACAATGACGGGGGGGTATTATCCAATGTCTTTGTTTGAGTCACTCAATGTCAAGGGCATGCATTTGATGTATTTTCCCACATGGCTTGAATTTTGGAAGGGAGAAAGAGAGACCCTTATAGAGGATTTTGTCGATGAAGAGGGGATAAAAGGATATTTTGGAGGTCTCAGCCGAGAGGCGATGGTGGATTACTACAGAGAAGAGTTTGAAAGAGCAAAAGAACTAGGAGTTGAATACATGGTTTTTCACGTGTCCCACGTAAGACCTAGAGATATTTTTACCTATGAATTTGATTATTCAAATACAGAAGTTCTGAATGCTGCTGCCGAGCTTATAAACGAGGTGTTTATAGGAGAGGGACCTCTTCTACTTTTTGAAAATCTCTGGTGGCCGGGTCTGAATCTAGAATCTGTTGAGGAAACCGAAGGTTTCCTGGATTCTATAAACTACAAAAATAAGGGGCTCCTTTTGGATATATCCCATCTCATATGTTCAGAAAAAAATATCAAAAGCACAGAATCTGGAGTGGGTTTTTTAAAGGGGAAAATAAACTCCTTAGGACAACTGAAAAGTCAGATAAAGGGCATCCACCTTAATTTTTCATCATCAGGGGAGTATCTAGAAGAAGACTTTTCAGAGATTTTGGAAAAATGGGAAAAATCAGGACGGATAGAAAGATATCATATAGAGGTCTCCCATGTAAAAAAAATCGACACTCACCACCCTTTTGAATCTCATGAAATAATGGATATTTTAAAGGAGATACCTTATGAATATCTGGTATTTGAGCTTGCTTACGGGAGTATAGAGGAACTCACTGAAAAAATAATAAAACAAATGAAATATTTAACCCAGCCGACATAA
- the rfbD gene encoding dTDP-4-dehydrorhamnose reductase: MILLTGANGQLGREFQKLFKRKGVRYIGLGREELDITDMDAVKNFLKEKNIDYIINCAAYNDVDKAEGEQKKCFALNCYAPENMALESKKIGTVFVTYSTDFVFDGLKNEPYTESDLPNPLNAYACSKSEGESRVLAAYDRSFVIRTSWVFGMGNDNFVKRVIKWSKNSEKLNIVDDQVSAPTYSKDLAEYSWKLINTERFGLYHLSNSGAASKYDVAKYVLEKIEWKGRLVRAKTAEFGLPAKRSPYSKLSSEKAEKVIGEKMPHWKNGIDRFFEEMEEGNF; this comes from the coding sequence ATGATTCTTTTGACAGGTGCAAATGGCCAGCTAGGGAGGGAGTTTCAGAAGCTGTTCAAAAGAAAAGGTGTGAGATATATTGGCCTAGGTCGTGAGGAACTTGATATTACAGATATGGATGCTGTAAAAAATTTCCTTAAAGAGAAAAATATAGACTATATAATAAACTGTGCTGCCTACAATGATGTGGACAAGGCTGAGGGAGAGCAAAAAAAATGTTTTGCATTAAACTGTTATGCACCTGAAAATATGGCTCTGGAATCTAAAAAAATTGGAACAGTTTTTGTAACTTATTCCACAGATTTTGTCTTTGACGGATTAAAAAATGAACCCTATACAGAATCTGACCTTCCTAATCCACTAAATGCCTACGCCTGTTCAAAGTCGGAAGGGGAGAGCCGTGTCCTAGCGGCTTATGACAGAAGTTTTGTCATAAGGACCTCATGGGTCTTTGGCATGGGGAATGATAATTTTGTTAAACGGGTGATCAAATGGTCAAAAAACAGCGAAAAACTCAATATTGTAGATGATCAGGTGTCGGCACCCACATACTCAAAGGATCTGGCAGAATATTCATGGAAACTAATAAATACAGAAAGGTTTGGTCTGTATCATCTTTCAAACAGCGGTGCAGCTAGCAAGTATGATGTTGCGAAATATGTGTTGGAGAAAATAGAGTGGAAGGGGAGACTGGTCAGGGCAAAGACAGCTGAATTCGGACTCCCTGCCAAAAGATCTCCTTATTCCAAGCTCAGTAGTGAAAAGGCAGAAAAGGTTATAGGTGAAAAAATGCCTCACTGGAAAAACGGTATAGATAGATTTTTTGAGGAAATGGAGGAAGGAAATTTTTGA
- a CDS encoding dTDP-glucose 4,6-dehydratase: protein MKTYLITGGAGFIGANFVKYMLKKYEKINLVILDKLTYAGNVENIREELEDSRVSFVKGDICNRDLVEKIFQRQNFDYVVNFAAESHVDRSIKNPGIFLRTNIIGTQVLLDVSKAQWIMGTDEKGYPVYKEGKKFLQVSTDEVYGDLVLDYPDGKELEVQSEELKEILKKRNVKPKTFGESFFTEDTPLNPRSPYATSKAAADMLVRAYSETYHMPINITRCSNNYGPYQFPEKLIPLIIKNILDGKKLPVYGDGRQVRDWLYVEDHCKGIDMVINKGRLGEVYNIGGFNEEQNITIVKLIIDELSQIVRDEPRYLGALKIDLEAINYGLITFVKDRLGHDVRYAIDPTKTIRELRFYSEISFTDRIEKTIRWYLENQEWVEYVVSGDYQKYYSEMYGNI, encoded by the coding sequence TTGAAAACTTATTTGATTACTGGAGGAGCCGGATTTATAGGAGCGAACTTTGTAAAATATATGCTTAAAAAATATGAAAAAATAAATTTGGTGATTTTGGATAAGCTGACTTATGCCGGGAACGTTGAAAATATAAGAGAGGAGTTGGAGGACAGCAGAGTTAGTTTTGTTAAGGGTGATATATGCAACCGTGATCTGGTGGAGAAGATATTTCAAAGGCAGAATTTCGATTATGTGGTTAATTTTGCAGCAGAATCTCATGTGGACAGGAGCATAAAAAATCCCGGGATATTTCTGAGGACGAATATTATAGGCACCCAAGTTTTATTGGATGTATCTAAGGCTCAATGGATAATGGGAACAGATGAAAAGGGATATCCTGTATATAAGGAGGGGAAAAAGTTTCTGCAGGTTTCCACAGATGAAGTCTACGGCGACTTGGTGCTAGACTATCCAGACGGAAAAGAGTTAGAGGTCCAAAGTGAAGAGTTGAAGGAAATTTTGAAAAAAAGAAACGTAAAACCTAAGACATTCGGGGAAAGTTTTTTCACTGAAGATACTCCCTTAAATCCTAGAAGTCCTTATGCCACATCTAAAGCTGCTGCGGATATGCTTGTGAGAGCCTACTCAGAAACATACCATATGCCGATAAATATAACCAGGTGCTCAAATAATTACGGGCCCTACCAGTTCCCAGAAAAGCTCATCCCTTTGATTATAAAAAATATACTAGATGGGAAAAAACTTCCTGTGTACGGAGACGGAAGACAGGTGAGGGACTGGCTCTATGTGGAGGACCACTGTAAGGGGATAGATATGGTGATAAATAAGGGCAGGCTGGGTGAAGTCTATAATATAGGGGGGTTCAACGAGGAGCAAAATATAACTATAGTTAAATTGATAATAGATGAATTGTCTCAAATAGTGAGAGATGAGCCGAGATATCTGGGTGCACTGAAGATAGACTTAGAAGCCATTAACTATGGTTTGATAACATTTGTAAAGGACAGGCTAGGACATGATGTAAGATATGCCATAGATCCCACCAAAACAATCAGAGAGCTCAGATTTTATTCTGAAATATCCTTTACAGATAGGATAGAAAAAACCATAAGATGGTATCTTGAAAATCAAGAATGGGTTGAATACGTAGTGTCGGGGGATTATCAAAAGTATTATAGTGAGATGTATGGTAATATATAA
- the rfbA gene encoding glucose-1-phosphate thymidylyltransferase RfbA yields the protein MKGIILAGGVGTRLYPVTKSISKQIIPVYDKPMIYYPLSVLMLAGIREILIISTNRDLPMFKELLGDGVNYGLDILYGVQSEPNGLAEAFIIGEKFIGSDSCALVLGDNIFYGHGLTGMVRAAASINSGAIIFGYYLDDPKSFGVVEFDENGKAVSIEEKPENPRSSYAVPGLYFYDNTVVEKAKQVKPSERGELEITELNKIYLDAGELKVSNMGRGMAWLDTGTHDALLDASNFVKTIQTRQGVMVACLEEIAYNNGWITKEQIEDQIKPLMKSHYGEYLMKLIKDTSGRNED from the coding sequence ATGAAAGGAATTATACTTGCAGGAGGGGTGGGAACAAGACTCTACCCGGTAACCAAATCAATATCAAAACAGATAATACCTGTCTATGACAAACCCATGATCTATTACCCCCTGTCGGTACTTATGCTGGCGGGGATAAGAGAAATACTTATCATCTCAACCAACCGGGATCTTCCTATGTTTAAAGAGTTACTAGGAGACGGAGTTAATTATGGACTGGACATATTATACGGTGTGCAGAGCGAGCCCAATGGTTTGGCAGAAGCCTTTATAATCGGGGAAAAGTTCATAGGAAGTGACTCATGTGCACTTGTTCTCGGGGACAACATATTTTACGGCCACGGTCTGACTGGCATGGTGAGGGCAGCAGCTTCCATAAACTCCGGAGCTATTATTTTTGGGTATTATCTGGATGACCCAAAATCCTTCGGTGTCGTAGAATTTGATGAAAACGGGAAAGCAGTCTCAATAGAAGAAAAACCAGAAAATCCGAGATCAAGTTATGCAGTACCAGGGCTTTATTTTTATGACAACACGGTGGTGGAAAAAGCCAAGCAGGTGAAGCCTTCTGAAAGAGGAGAGCTAGAAATAACAGAGCTGAATAAAATTTATCTCGATGCTGGAGAACTGAAGGTGTCAAATATGGGGAGGGGAATGGCATGGCTCGATACAGGAACTCACGATGCCCTGCTAGATGCTTCCAACTTTGTAAAAACTATCCAAACCAGACAGGGGGTAATGGTTGCCTGCTTAGAAGAGATCGCATACAACAACGGGTGGATAACAAAAGAGCAGATAGAAGACCAGATAAAGCCCCTCATGAAGTCGCATTATGGAGAATATCTAATGAAACTTATAAAAGATACATCAGGTAGAAACGAGGATTAA
- the gltS gene encoding sodium/glutamate symporter: MLIYKFDMMQTLTLAAIVLLVGRAIKHRVPFFEKFFIPSPVIGGVLYSIITLIGHSTQTFEFTYDGALKTLFMIAFFTTIGFAASFKLLKKGGIQVGIFLALATVLVILQNVAGISMAKAFGLHPLMGLAVGSVPLTGGHGTSGAFGPILEAAGADGALAVAIASATFGLVAGCMIGGPIGKRLMNKFNLKPTDTDQGAQHVESIDTVHETITETTIMNTVYLITLCMGFGTLVGMIFKKAGIVLPSYIGPMLVAAIIRNIYDAKGLNLHHKSVDAIGNISLSLFLAMALMTMRLWDLAALAIPLVVMLVVQTLIMATFAYFVTYNIMGRDYDGAVMACGHCGFGMGATPNAMANMESFTAANYPSAKSFFVLPLVGALFIDFFNASIITFFVGMFGN; the protein is encoded by the coding sequence ATGCTTATTTACAAATTTGACATGATGCAAACACTAACTTTAGCGGCAATCGTCCTATTAGTTGGTAGAGCGATCAAACACAGAGTTCCATTTTTTGAGAAGTTCTTTATACCTTCTCCAGTAATAGGAGGTGTACTTTATTCAATAATCACATTGATAGGACACTCAACACAAACTTTTGAATTCACTTATGACGGTGCGTTAAAAACATTATTCATGATCGCGTTCTTTACAACTATTGGATTTGCAGCAAGTTTTAAACTGCTGAAAAAAGGTGGAATTCAAGTTGGTATTTTCTTAGCGCTAGCTACAGTACTAGTTATACTTCAAAATGTTGCCGGTATCTCTATGGCTAAGGCATTCGGACTTCATCCGCTAATGGGGCTGGCAGTTGGATCAGTTCCGCTTACAGGAGGACACGGTACTTCTGGAGCGTTCGGACCTATTCTTGAGGCTGCCGGAGCAGACGGTGCTCTAGCTGTTGCAATCGCATCTGCTACATTTGGACTAGTTGCAGGATGTATGATAGGTGGACCAATAGGAAAAAGGTTGATGAATAAATTCAATCTTAAACCAACTGATACTGATCAAGGTGCTCAACATGTAGAAAGTATAGATACTGTACATGAAACTATAACAGAAACAACAATAATGAATACAGTTTACTTAATCACACTATGTATGGGATTTGGTACACTGGTAGGAATGATTTTTAAAAAAGCTGGAATCGTATTGCCGTCTTATATCGGACCAATGCTTGTTGCAGCTATTATCAGAAACATATACGATGCAAAAGGTCTTAACTTACATCACAAAAGTGTGGACGCTATCGGAAACATCTCTCTGTCACTGTTCCTAGCAATGGCACTTATGACAATGAGACTATGGGATCTAGCTGCGCTAGCTATACCTTTGGTTGTAATGCTTGTTGTTCAAACTTTAATAATGGCTACATTCGCTTACTTCGTAACATATAACATTATGGGTAGAGACTATGATGGAGCTGTTATGGCATGTGGACACTGTGGCTTTGGAATGGGAGCGACTCCAAATGCGATGGCAAATATGGAATCATTCACAGCCGCTAACTATCCTTCTGCAAAATCGTTCTTCGTACTTCCACTTGTTGGAGCACTATTTATAGATTTCTTTAATGCATCAATAATTACATTCTTCGTAGGAATGTTCGGAAACTAA
- a CDS encoding EamA family transporter, with the protein MDFIENSKGYILVFLAAFFWGTLGILVKYMENKGFAVYDIAFLRSFFGLSILSIFIFFRDRKKTVIDKKGFISCSLIGLINQGFFNIFYFSAIIKTGMTTGVILLYTAPSFALIFSRILLGDRFTKEKFLAMIMAFTGCFFVVTGGSFSEVRIDTLGVFMGIAAGATYGILPVFNKKVFDKYHFLTIMFYSFLSGTITLSFFADLTRIIEIFKINNFTIFMGVLLGFFPTLVSHLCFLNATRYIEAFKISITANFEVIIVAVTAYLIYGEKLSKTKFLGMVLVMGATVIPQILNKIKVHSDMHITNKNKH; encoded by the coding sequence ATGGATTTTATTGAAAATAGTAAAGGTTATATTCTAGTTTTTTTAGCAGCTTTCTTTTGGGGGACGCTGGGAATACTTGTAAAATACATGGAAAATAAAGGGTTTGCAGTATATGATATAGCATTTTTGAGAAGTTTTTTCGGACTTTCCATACTTTCCATTTTCATTTTTTTTAGAGACAGAAAAAAAACAGTAATTGATAAAAAAGGATTTATAAGCTGTTCTTTGATCGGGCTCATAAACCAGGGTTTTTTTAATATATTTTATTTTTCGGCGATAATAAAAACAGGAATGACCACAGGGGTCATACTCCTTTATACGGCCCCGTCCTTCGCCCTTATTTTTTCCAGGATCCTGCTTGGAGACAGATTTACCAAAGAAAAATTTCTCGCAATGATCATGGCATTTACAGGATGTTTTTTTGTCGTAACCGGAGGGAGCTTCAGTGAGGTAAGAATAGATACCCTCGGAGTTTTCATGGGAATAGCAGCAGGTGCCACCTATGGAATCCTGCCGGTTTTTAATAAAAAAGTCTTTGACAAATACCATTTCCTCACAATTATGTTCTATAGCTTTTTGTCTGGAACTATAACACTTTCTTTTTTTGCGGATTTAACCAGGATAATTGAAATATTCAAAATCAATAATTTTACAATTTTCATGGGAGTCTTGCTCGGATTTTTTCCTACCCTTGTATCCCATTTATGCTTTTTAAATGCAACTAGATATATAGAGGCATTCAAAATAAGCATAACCGCAAATTTTGAGGTAATCATCGTGGCTGTTACCGCCTATCTTATATACGGGGAAAAACTAAGTAAAACTAAGTTTTTAGGAATGGTCCTTGTAATGGGAGCAACAGTTATACCACAAATATTAAACAAAATCAAAGTGCACTCCGATATGCATATCACAAATAAAAATAAACATTGA
- the rfbC gene encoding dTDP-4-dehydrorhamnose 3,5-epimerase, which translates to MAEFKKTETGIKDLVIIDPAVCIDQRGFFMETYSKREFEKIGISTEFVQDNHSRSKKGVLRGLHFQTKHQQGKLIRVTRGSIWDVAVDLRKGSQTFGRWYGLVLSEENRKMIYIPKGFAHGFLSLEDNTEIQYKCTDFYYPEYDAGISWDDPDIDIKWPFEEFELAKEKIVFSLKDRGQPSLKEYLGEIK; encoded by the coding sequence ATGGCAGAATTTAAAAAAACAGAAACGGGAATAAAAGATTTGGTAATAATAGACCCAGCTGTGTGCATTGATCAAAGAGGTTTTTTTATGGAAACCTACAGTAAGAGAGAGTTTGAAAAAATAGGTATCAGTACGGAGTTTGTTCAGGACAATCACTCTAGATCAAAAAAAGGTGTTTTGAGGGGACTTCATTTTCAGACGAAACATCAGCAAGGGAAGCTCATAAGAGTAACTAGGGGCAGCATATGGGATGTGGCTGTTGATCTGAGAAAAGGGAGTCAGACTTTTGGAAGATGGTATGGTCTTGTGCTAAGTGAGGAAAACAGAAAGATGATTTATATTCCTAAAGGTTTTGCACATGGATTTCTAAGCCTAGAAGATAACACAGAGATACAATATAAATGTACAGATTTTTATTATCCTGAGTACGATGCAGGTATAAGCTGGGATGATCCCGACATAGATATAAAATGGCCTTTTGAAGAATTTGAGCTTGCGAAGGAGAAGATTGTCTTCTCTCTGAAAGATAGAGGACAGCCCAGCCTTAAGGAATATTTGGGAGAAATAAAATGA